The Variovorax sp. PMC12 genome segment AAATCGCACCTGCTGGCGCAGCATCAGCCGCTGGTGCGCCGCATCGCATTGCAGATGATGGCCAAGCTGCCCGCCAGCGTGGAGCTGGACGACCTGATCCAGGCCGGCATGCTGGGCCTGCTGGATGCGTCCAGCCGCTACCAGGACAACCGTGGGGCGCAGTTCGAGACCTTCGTCAGCCAGCGCATCCGCGGCGCCATGCTCGACGAACTGCGCGCCAGCGACTGGGGCTCGCGCGGCCTGCGCCAGTCGGCCCGTGGCATCGAGAAGGCCATTCATGCGCTCGGCCACCGGCTCGGGCGCGCGCCGAGCGAAGGCGAGATCGCCAAGGAACTGAAGATGGACCTGGAGGCCTACCAGTCCATGCTGCAGGAGATACATGGCTGCCAGCTGCTCTACGTGGAGGACTTCGCGAAGGACGACCCGGACAACCCGTTCCTGGACATCCACTCGCAGGACGCGCGCCGCGACCGGCGCAGTGGTGATGACCCGCTGGAGCAATTGCTGGAGAGCGGCTTCCGCCACCAGCTGGTGGATGCCATTTCGGCGCTGCCCGAGCGCGACCAGTTGCTGCTCAACCTCTACTACGAGGAAGAACTGAACCTGCGCGAGATCGGCGCCATCCTGGAAGTGAGCCAGTCGCGCGTGTGCCAGCTGCACAGCCAGGCGATCAGCAGGCTGCGCGCGAAGCTCAAGGACCTGCTCTGACGACGACGCAGCCGGCCGCGGCCGGATAGGCGTTGTCCGGCAGCACTTGGCGCCGCTCTCCGGCGCGGTGCCGCCGGCCGGCGGGCGATGCTCACGGCTTGTCTCAGTTGCCGAAAAACAAACAACCCTCGACGCGCCGGCGGCCTGCCCGCCCGGCACGGCCCATTGCCGACTATGCGCTGATCGGCTCCACCCACAGCGCCGCGCTGGTTCACCTGGGCGGCGACATCGAGTGGCTGTGCCTGCCGCGCTTCGATTCCGCCGCCATGTTCGCGAGCCTGCTCGGCGACGAGCGCAACGGCCGCTGGACCATGCGCGCCAGGAGCGCCAAGGCCCGGGTCACGCGCCGCTACCTGCCCGGCACCATGGTGCTGGAGACTACCATCCACACCGCCAAGGGCACGGCCATGGTGACCGACTTCATGCCGCGCCCGGCCGCGGGCGGCACGCACGAGGTGGTGCGTATCGTGCGGGGAGTGCGCGGCGCGGTGAACATGCACACCGAGTTGCGCATCCGCTTCAACTACGGCGAGTGGTGCCCCTGGGTCGAGCGGCGCGACGGCGCGGTGCATGCCGTCGCCGGCCCCGATGCGGTGCGGATCAGCTCCGGCGTGCCGCTGGTCAATGAAGACTTTGCGAGCCATGCCGATTTCACCGTGCTGGCCGGGCAGTCGATCGCGTTCGTGCTCGACTGGTTTCCCTCGCACGAGAAACCGCCCGTCACGCGCGACGCCAGCGCGTTGCTGGCCCAGGCCAGCGCCGAGTGGTGCGCATGGACCGACCGCTGCGGCTACCAAGGCGAGTACCGCGAGCCGGTGATGCGTTCGCTGCTCACGCTCAAGGCGCTGACCTACGAGCCCACCGGCGGTATCGTCGCCGCGCCCAGCACCTCGCTGCCCGAGCAGCCCGGCGGCGAGCGCAACTGGGACTACCGCTTCTGCTGGCTGCGCGACGCCGCGCTCACGCTCTACGCGCTGATCGGCTCCGGCTATGTGGAAGAGGCCAGCGCCTGGCGCTGGTGGCTGATGCGCGCCGTGGGCGGCTCGCCCGAGGAACTGCAGGTGATGTACGGCCTGCACGGCGAACGCTCGCTCACCGAACTGGAACTCGGCTGGCTGCCGGGCTACGACGGCAGCCGGCCGGTGCGCATCGGCAACGGCGCGCACGGGCAGCGCCAGCTCGACGTGTACGGCTCGGTCATCGCGGCTTTCCATGCGGCGCGCAAGGCGGGCCTGGCGGACATGGACAAGGTCTGGCCGCTGGAGCGCGCCATCGCGAAGCAGCTCATGGTGCTATGGAAGCAGCCCGACTGCAGCCTGTGGGAAGTGCGCGGCGAGCCGCGCCACTTCGTGCACTCCAAGATCATGTGCTGGCTGGCCTTCGACCGCATGATCGCGAGCGCGGAAGACTTCGGCCTCGAAGGGCCGGTCGACCACTGGCGCGCGGCGCGCGACGAGATCCATGCCGAGGTCTGCGCGCGCGGCTACGACGCGGCCAGCAATTCCTTCGTGCAGTACTACGGCGCCGACACGGTCGATGCCGCACTGCTGTGGATGCCGCTGATCGGCTTCCTGCCCATCCACGATCCGCGCGTGCAGGGAACCATCGCGCGCGTCGAGAAAGAACTGATCTTCAACGGGTTGGTGTATCGCTACCGCACCGAGAAAGGCGTCGACGGCCTGGAGGGCGGGGAGGGCGCTTTCCTCGCCTGCAGCTTCTGGCTGACCAATGTGTACGTGGCCATGGGCAAGCTGCGCAAGGCGCGCGCGCTGTTCAAGCGGCTGCTGTCGCTGGGCAACGACCTGGGCCTGTTCGCGGAGGAATACGACCCGGTCGGACGGCGGCAGCTCGGCAATTTTCCGCAGGCGTTCTCGCACATCGGGCTGATCAACAGCGCGCATGCGCTGGTGTCCGCGGCGGGCGGCGTGTGGGAGCTGGCGGACCTCGACGGCAAGGCGCCGCTCAAGCGGCGGCGGCGTCCTTCGCGCGGCGGCTGAGCCGCGCGCCGATGTCGGCCACGATTCGCGCCACGGGCGTGTCGATGTCGGCATGCCACACGTCCGTTTCGCTCGGGTCCGGCCGTTCCAGCGTCCGCAACTGGCTGTCGAGCAGGCTGGGCGGCATGTAGTGGCCGGTGCGCCGTTCCATGCGCTGGCGGATGAGCGCATCGGGCCCGTCCAGGAACACGAACTGCAGCGACGGCGACGCGGCACGCAGCCGGTCGCGGTAGGCGCGCCGCAGCGCGGAGCAGGCCACCAGCACGCCGCGCGGCGCGGCGGTGCGGTCGGCCAGGTTGTCGCCCACGCGGTCAAGCCATGGCCAGCGGTCCGCGTCGCCCAGCGGCTGGCCGGCCCGCATGCGCGCCACGGCTTCGGGCAGGTGAAGGTCGTCGGCGTCGATCCAGGGCAGCGCGAGCAATTGCGCCAGCCCCGCCGCCACGCTGCTCTTGCCGGTGCCCGACACGCCCATCACCACCACGCAGGTGCGCTGCTGCGCGTGCATGCGGCTACAGGCTCGCGGTGATGCCGCCGTCCACGTACAGGATGTGGCCGTTGACGAAGCTCGAGGCGTCCGACGCCAGGAAGATGGCCGCACCGCCGAGTTCCTCGACGTCGCCCCAGCGGCCGGCCGGCGTGCGGCCCGAGAGCCAGGCCGTGAAGGCCTCGTCGGCCACCAGCGCCTGCGTCAGTTCGGTCTTGAAGTAGCCGGGGCCCAGGCCGTTGACTTGGATGCCGTGCTTGCCCAGGTCGATGGCCATGCCCTTGGTGAGCATCTTCACCGCGCCCTTGGTGGCGGCATAGGGCGCGATGCCGGGGCGGCCCAGCTCGCTTTGCACGGAGCACACGTTGATGATCTTGCCGCGCTTGCGCTCGATCATGCGCTGCGCCACGAAGCGGCCCACGAAGAACACGCTGTCGATGTTGGTGGTCGTGATCTTGTGCCAGGCATCGATGGGGAATTCGGCGAATGCGCCGCGGTGCTGCATGCCCGCGTTGTTGACCAGGATGTCGATGGGGCCGATGCCGGACTCGACCGCGGCCACGCCGGCCTCGACCGCCGCGGCATCCGTCACGTCGAAGGCGACCGATTCGGCCGCGATGCCCCGGGCGCGCAGTGCGTCGCGCGCGGCGGTGAGTGCGGCGGCGTCGCGTGCGTTGAGCACGACGCGCGCGCCGGCCTGGCCCAGTGCCGCCGCCAGCGCAAAGCCGATGCCCTTGCTGGAGCCGGTGACGAGGGCGGTGCGCCCGGAAAGATCGAACAGTTTCAAGAAGAGCTCCTTGGGACGGGACGTGAGCGGGGGCCCCGGTACGTGGCAACTGCAGAAAGTTACCGGTATCTTTTGAAAACGTCAATGGGTGAAGCCCGTGCTGGCTTTGCTCCAGGCAATTCGTTAGAGTTACCGGTATCTTTCATGCCGCAGGAGACATCCGCTTGACCGCTACCGCCATTTCCCCGCACGTGCTCCTGGCCGGCGCCTATCCCGAGTGGGACATGGCGCCGATGCGGGCGGCCTACACCCTGCACCACCTGTGGGAGGCGCCGGACCCTGCGGCCTTCGTCGCCGAACATGCGGCCGACATCCGCGCCATCGCCACGCGCGGCGAGCTGGGCGCGAGCGCGGAGCTCATCGCGTCGCTGCCCAGGCTGGAGCTGGTCGCCTGCTACGGCGTGGGCACCGACGCCATCGATCTCGCCGCCTGCCGCGCGCGCGGCATCCGCGTGACCAACACGCCCGACGTGCTCAACGGCGACGTGGCAGACCTTGCCGTGGGGCTCACGCTGGCGCTGCAGCGGCGCATAGCGGCCAGCGACCAGTTCGTGCGCAGCGGCGCATGGGCGCAAGGCGGCATACCGCTGGCCACGCGCGTCTTCGGCCAGCGCGTCGGCATCGCCGGGTTCGGCCGCATCGGCAGCACCATCGCGAAGCGGCTCTCGGGCTTCGACGTGGAACTGGGCTACTTCAGCCGCAGCGCGAAGGCCGACAGCCCGCACCGCCACTTCGCGAGCCTGAGCGCGATGGCCGACTGGTGCGACGTGCTCATCGTCATCCTGCCGGGCGGCGAGGCCACGCGCGGCATCGTGAATGCCGAAGTGCTGCAGGCGCTGGGCCCCAGGGGCTGGCTGGTGAACGTGTCGCGCGGCACCACCGTCGACGAAGCCGCGCTGCTGCAGGCGCTCGAGGCGCGCAGCATTGCCGGCGCGGGGCTCGACGTGTTCCTCAACGAGCCGCGCATCGACCCGCGCTTCGCCGCGCTCGACAACGTGGTGCTGACCCCGCACCATGGCAGCGGCACCGAACAGACGCGCCGCGCCATGGGCGAGCTGGTGCGCCGCAACCTCGAGGCCCACTTCGCGGGCCAGCCTCTCATCACCCCCGTGGCCTGATCGCCCGAAGGAAAGAATCATGCGTTTGCGTTGTATGTGCCTCGTGATCCACGCCCCCGACTACCTGCGGCTGGACGAACAGGACGCCGGGGAAATCGGCCCCGGCCAGGTATTGGTGAAGGTCGGCATGGGCGGCATCTGCGGCTCCGACCTGCACTACTTTCACAACGGCGGTTTCGGCACCGTGCGCATCAAGGAGCCGATGGTGCTGGGCCACGAGGTGGCCGGCACCGTGGTGGCGGTGGCGCCCGGCGTGGAGAGCGTGCGCATCGGCGACAAGGTGGCCGTCAACCCGAGCCGCCCCTGCGGCGCCTGCAAGTTCTGCCTCGAAGGCCTGCCCAACCAGTGCCTGGACATGCGCTTCTACGGCAGCGCGATGCGCACGCCGCATGTGCAGGGCGCGTTCCGCAACATGCTGCTGTGCGAGGCCACGCAGTGCGTGAAGGTGGCCGACCACGTGCCGCTGCGGCTGGCCGCGCTGGCCGAGCCGTTCTCGGTGGGGCTGCACGGCGTGTCGCGTGCCGGGCCGCTGCTGGGCAAGCGCGTGCTGGTGTCGGGCTGCGGCCCGATCGGCGTGCTGGCCATCGCGGCGGCGCGCGCGCACGGCGCGGCCGAGATCACCGCCACCGACGTGGTCGACGAGCCGCTGGCCATTGCACGCGCCATGGGCGCCGACCGGACCATCAATGTCGCGCAGGACAAGACCTGGGTGTCGCGCCATTCGGCCGACAAGGGCACCTTCGACGTGATGCTCGAATGCTCCGGCAACGAACGCGCGCTGCGCGACGGCCTGGAAGTGATGCGCCCGCGCGGCGTGGTCGTGCAGCTCGGCCTGGGCGGCGACGTGAGCATTCCGCAGAACATGGTGGTGTCGAAGGAACTGAGCATCTGCGGCTCGTTCCGCTTCCATGCCGAGTTCGCGCTGGCGGTGCGGCTCATCAACGAAGGCCGGGTCGACCTGTCGCCGGTGGTGACGCACACCTTCCCGATGCTGAAGGCGCGCGAGGCCTTCGAGCTGGCGAGCGACCGCAAGCAGGCGATGAAGGTGCTGATCGACTTTGCGGATGCGGGAGCGGCAGCCTGAGGCCGCTCAGGAGCTCTCCCGCTGCTCGACGCGAAACGGGATGAGCACCGTCTCCGCAGGTGGCCGATGCCCGTCCCGCGTG includes the following:
- a CDS encoding RNA polymerase sigma factor FliA, with product MRPQPPDPVPADNRKRTSVYTAQGTIEKSHLLAQHQPLVRRIALQMMAKLPASVELDDLIQAGMLGLLDASSRYQDNRGAQFETFVSQRIRGAMLDELRASDWGSRGLRQSARGIEKAIHALGHRLGRAPSEGEIAKELKMDLEAYQSMLQEIHGCQLLYVEDFAKDDPDNPFLDIHSQDARRDRRSGDDPLEQLLESGFRHQLVDAISALPERDQLLLNLYYEEELNLREIGAILEVSQSRVCQLHSQAISRLRAKLKDLL
- a CDS encoding glucose 1-dehydrogenase, which codes for MKLFDLSGRTALVTGSSKGIGFALAAALGQAGARVVLNARDAAALTAARDALRARGIAAESVAFDVTDAAAVEAGVAAVESGIGPIDILVNNAGMQHRGAFAEFPIDAWHKITTTNIDSVFFVGRFVAQRMIERKRGKIINVCSVQSELGRPGIAPYAATKGAVKMLTKGMAIDLGKHGIQVNGLGPGYFKTELTQALVADEAFTAWLSGRTPAGRWGDVEELGGAAIFLASDASSFVNGHILYVDGGITASL
- a CDS encoding glycoside hydrolase family 15 protein, which produces MPKNKQPSTRRRPARPARPIADYALIGSTHSAALVHLGGDIEWLCLPRFDSAAMFASLLGDERNGRWTMRARSAKARVTRRYLPGTMVLETTIHTAKGTAMVTDFMPRPAAGGTHEVVRIVRGVRGAVNMHTELRIRFNYGEWCPWVERRDGAVHAVAGPDAVRISSGVPLVNEDFASHADFTVLAGQSIAFVLDWFPSHEKPPVTRDASALLAQASAEWCAWTDRCGYQGEYREPVMRSLLTLKALTYEPTGGIVAAPSTSLPEQPGGERNWDYRFCWLRDAALTLYALIGSGYVEEASAWRWWLMRAVGGSPEELQVMYGLHGERSLTELELGWLPGYDGSRPVRIGNGAHGQRQLDVYGSVIAAFHAARKAGLADMDKVWPLERAIAKQLMVLWKQPDCSLWEVRGEPRHFVHSKIMCWLAFDRMIASAEDFGLEGPVDHWRAARDEIHAEVCARGYDAASNSFVQYYGADTVDAALLWMPLIGFLPIHDPRVQGTIARVEKELIFNGLVYRYRTEKGVDGLEGGEGAFLACSFWLTNVYVAMGKLRKARALFKRLLSLGNDLGLFAEEYDPVGRRQLGNFPQAFSHIGLINSAHALVSAAGGVWELADLDGKAPLKRRRRPSRGG
- a CDS encoding L-idonate 5-dehydrogenase, which translates into the protein MRLRCMCLVIHAPDYLRLDEQDAGEIGPGQVLVKVGMGGICGSDLHYFHNGGFGTVRIKEPMVLGHEVAGTVVAVAPGVESVRIGDKVAVNPSRPCGACKFCLEGLPNQCLDMRFYGSAMRTPHVQGAFRNMLLCEATQCVKVADHVPLRLAALAEPFSVGLHGVSRAGPLLGKRVLVSGCGPIGVLAIAAARAHGAAEITATDVVDEPLAIARAMGADRTINVAQDKTWVSRHSADKGTFDVMLECSGNERALRDGLEVMRPRGVVVQLGLGGDVSIPQNMVVSKELSICGSFRFHAEFALAVRLINEGRVDLSPVVTHTFPMLKAREAFELASDRKQAMKVLIDFADAGAAA
- a CDS encoding gluconokinase, giving the protein MHAQQRTCVVVMGVSGTGKSSVAAGLAQLLALPWIDADDLHLPEAVARMRAGQPLGDADRWPWLDRVGDNLADRTAAPRGVLVACSALRRAYRDRLRAASPSLQFVFLDGPDALIRQRMERRTGHYMPPSLLDSQLRTLERPDPSETDVWHADIDTPVARIVADIGARLSRRAKDAAAA
- a CDS encoding 2-hydroxyacid dehydrogenase, coding for MTATAISPHVLLAGAYPEWDMAPMRAAYTLHHLWEAPDPAAFVAEHAADIRAIATRGELGASAELIASLPRLELVACYGVGTDAIDLAACRARGIRVTNTPDVLNGDVADLAVGLTLALQRRIAASDQFVRSGAWAQGGIPLATRVFGQRVGIAGFGRIGSTIAKRLSGFDVELGYFSRSAKADSPHRHFASLSAMADWCDVLIVILPGGEATRGIVNAEVLQALGPRGWLVNVSRGTTVDEAALLQALEARSIAGAGLDVFLNEPRIDPRFAALDNVVLTPHHGSGTEQTRRAMGELVRRNLEAHFAGQPLITPVA